A section of the Sceloporus undulatus isolate JIND9_A2432 ecotype Alabama chromosome 3, SceUnd_v1.1, whole genome shotgun sequence genome encodes:
- the LOC121926085 gene encoding prolactin-releasing peptide receptor-like, translating into MSENFGSPGTIPINCTIITPNSGMNGTSVVFQGLQLVQRLKLLIIFMYTVVVVIGMVGNCLLVHVILRVKKMHNVTNFLIGNLALSDVAMCTTCVPLTLAYVFEPRGWIFGSTMCYFVYFMQPVTVYVSIFTLATIAIDRYIVIMHPLRRRVSLQLSAYMILFIWILSCCLALPAMAHTYYVKLDKQGVTLCEEFWGEQERQKQTYALCLLLITYLFPLLAILISYIKISLKLKNRVMPGSVTQNQADWDRARRKRTFCLLVMVVVVFGVCWLPLHTFNFIRDININAIDAYYFSLVQLVCHWFAMSSVCYNPFIYAWLHDSFREELKKLLIWHRKVIPSGQSVTVSVVI; encoded by the coding sequence ATGTCTGAGAACTTTGGAAGTCCTGGAACTATCCCTATCAACTGCACCATAATAACTCCCAACTCTGGTATGAATGGGACCTCAGTGGTTTTCCAGGGTTTACAGCTAGTCCAACGGCTAAAGTTGCTGATCATCTTTATGTACACAGTTGTGGTTGTTATTGGAATGGTGGGTAACTGTCTTTTGGTTCATGTCATCTTGCGTGTAAAGAAGATGCACAATGTCACAAACTTCCTCATTGGGAACTTGGCCCTTTCTGACGTGGCTATGTGCACCACATGCGTCCCACTCACTCTTGCATATGTTTTTGAGCCACGTGGCTGGATTTTTGGCAGCACCATGTGCTACTTTGTCTACTTCATGCAGCCTGTCACTGTCTATGTCTCCATCTTCACCTTGGCCACCATTGCGATAGACCGGTACATTGTCATTATGCACCCATTGCGACGCCGTGTCTCCCTGCAGCTCAGTGCCTACATGATTCTCTTCATCTGGATTCTCTCCTGCTGCCTGGCATTGCCAGCCATGGCACACACCTATTATGTGAAGCTGGATAAACAGGGTGTCACCCTGTGTGAGGAATTCTGGGGGGAGCAAGAACGCCAGAAACAAACGTATGCCTTGTGTTTGCTGCTCATCACGTACCTCTTCCCTCTGTTGGCCATTTTGATATCCTATATCAAGATCTCCTTGAAGCTAAAGAACAGGGTAATGCCAGGGAGTGTCACTCAGAACCAAGCAGACTGGGACAGAGCAAGGCGGAAGAGGACTTTCTGCCTGTTGGTCATGGTGGTAGTGGTCTTTGGGGTGTGCTGGCTTCCCCTTCACACTTTTAACTTTATACGGGATATCAACATCAATGCTATTGATGCCTATTATTTCAGCCTGGTCCAATTGGTTTGCCACTGGTTTGCTATGAGTTCAGTGTGCTACAACCCCTTTATATATGCCTGGCTTCATGATAGCTTTAGAGAAGAGCTTAAAAAATTACTTATCTGGCATAGGAAAGTAATTCCTTCTGGGCAAAGTGTGACTGTGAGTGTTGTTATCTGA
- the LOC121925921 gene encoding prolactin-releasing peptide receptor-like, protein MGIQHHKDKANQLQLMLIGTRSVCCLPAAKHKDEHVSLWTGGHFTDVVLEGSSNASNLFLGLQLVQFFKPLIIPCYSLVVFVGIIGNYLLIYVICKTKKMHNVTNFLVGNLAFSDMLMCATCVPLTLAYAFEPRGWVYGRFMCYFVFLMQPVTVFVSVFTLTVIAVDRYHAMVYPLQGRLTIPICAYILAAIWLLSYILAAPALVRTYHAEFPELDFSICEEFWFHRKKDRLAYAYSTLILTYVLPLTVISVSYLRISIKLKNRIVPGNVTQSQSECVRARRKRTFRLLVLVVAAFGICWLPLHIFNIIKDIDIKLINKQYFNLIQLLCHWFAMMSACTNAFLYAWLHNSFRAELKKMFYWQRKKTGPAPNCIVASVVL, encoded by the exons ATGGGCATTCAGCACCACAAGGACAAAGCTAATCAGctacagctgatgctcataggcacaAGGTCAGTCTGCTGCCTGCCTGCAGCAAAGCACAAAGATGAACACGTGTCTTTAtggacaggaggacactttact GATGTGGTGTTGGAGGGTTCCAG CAACGCCAGCAACCTCTTCCTGGGGCTTCAGCTGGTCCAGTTCTTCAAACCTCTCATCATCCCTTGCTACTCCCTTGTGGTTTTTGTTGGCATCATTGGGAATTACCTCCTCATCTATGTTATCTGCAAAACCAAAAAAATGCACAATGTCACCAACTTCCTTGTTGGGAACCTGGCATTCTCAGACATGCTTATGTGTGCCACCTGTGTCCCCCTAACCCTGGCTTACGCCTTTGAGCCTAGAGGATGGGTCTATGGACGCTTCATGTGCTACTTTGTATTTCTAATGCAACCAGTCACAGTGTTTGTCTCTGTTTTCACTCTGACTGTCATTGCTGTGGACAGATACCATGCCATGGTCTATCCGCTCCAGGGAAGGCTCACTATACCCATCTGTGCCTATATTCTGGCTGCTATTTGGTTGCTGAGCTACATTCTAGCTGCCCCAGCCTTGGTCCGCACTTACCATGCAGAATTCCCAGAACTGGACTTTTCTATCTGTGAAGAATTTTGGTTCCACAGGAAGAAGGATCGCTTAGCCTACGCCTATAGTACCCTCATCCTCACATATGTCTTGCCTTTAACAGTTATCTCTGTGTCCTACCTGAGGATCTCCATCAAGCTGAAGAACCGCATAGTCCCTGGGAATGTCACCCAGAGCCAATCTGAATGTGTCCGAGCCAGAAGAAAGAGGACCTTTCGCTTGCTGGTGTTGGTAGTAGCAGCCTTCGGCATTTGTTGGCTGCCTCTGCACATCTTTAATATCATAAAAGACATAGATATTAAACTAATCAACAAGCAGTACTTTAACCTCATTCAACTCCTCTGCCACTGGTTTGCTATGATGTCTGCTTGTACTAATGCCTTCCTATATGCTTGGCTACACAATAGCTTCAGAGCAGAGCTGAAGAAAATGTTTTACTGGCAGAGAAAAAAGACAGGACCAGCCCCCAATTGTATTGTGGCTAGTGTGGTGCTATAA